One stretch of Arachis hypogaea cultivar Tifrunner chromosome 20, arahy.Tifrunner.gnm2.J5K5, whole genome shotgun sequence DNA includes these proteins:
- the LOC112784330 gene encoding abscisate beta-glucosyltransferase — MATETGLVKMFFFPFIGGGHQIPMIDTARVFASHGAASTIIATPSHALNFQNLITRAQSSGHPITIHTLPAEIRDATDVTAGPMTDTTVLLQPLKTFLLRHPPDCIVIDMFHRWAGDLVDELRIPRIVFTGNGCFPRCVQENIRKYLNLENLSSDYEPFVVPNLPDKVELTKSQLPIFARNPSLFPDKMKDFEDKSFGTIINSFYELEPDYADYMRNELGKKAWIVGPVSLCNRSVEDKTQRGKLPTIDDQGCLKWLNSKEPHSVIYVCFGSLIRLPPQQLKEIAYGLEASGKSFVWVVGKIMKSSPKNKEEDDEDDVQTWLPEGFEERMKESNRGLIVRGWAPQLLILEHGAIGGFVTHCGWNSTLEGICAGVPMVTWPVTAEQFLNEKLVTSVLRIGVPVGSREWVWFRDEWKEVVGREMVEIAVKKLMGESEEAAEMRMRVKKIAESGTRAVEEGGTSYQDVDALIQELQERKVNNCNGEV, encoded by the coding sequence ATGGCAACTGAAACTGGTTTAGTAAAAATGTTCTTCTTCCCCTTCATAGGAGGCGGCCACCAAATCCCAATGATAGACACAGCAAGAGTTTTTGCATCTCATGGAGCCGCCTCAACAATCATAGCCACACCCTCCCACGCTCTCAACTTCCAAAACCTCATAACTAGAGCCCAGAGCTCCGGCCACCCTATCACCATCCACACTCTCCCCGCAGAAATACGCGACGCTACCGACGTCACCGCCGGACCAATGACCGACACCACCGTACTCCTTCAACCCCTCAAAACCTTCCTCCTCCGTCACCCGCCGGACTGCATTGTCATCGACATGTTCCACCGCTGGGCCGGCGACCTAGTCGACGAGCTCCGAATCCCGAGGATTGTCTTCACTGGTAACGGTTGCTTCCCTCGCTGCGTccaagaaaatataagaaaatacTTGAATCTCGAGAATTTGAGTTCAGATTACGAGCCTTTCGTCGTTCCTAACCTTCCTGATAAAGTAGAACTCACAAAGTCTCAGCTTCCGATTTTCGCGAGAAATCCGTCGCTGTTTCCTGATAAAATGAAGGATTTCGAGGATAAGAGCTTTGGAACTATCATCAACAGCTTTTACGAATTGGAACCTGATTATGCTGATTACATGAGGAACGAGCTTGGGAAGAAAGCATGGATTGTGGGACCGGTTTCGCTTTGTAACCGAAGCGTAGAAGATAAAACCCAGAGAGGGAAGTTGCCCACCATTGACGACCAAGGTTGCTTGAAATGGCTGAACTCGAAGGAACCGCATTCAGTTATTTATGTCTGCTTTGGAAGCTTGATTCGGTTACCACCACAGCAGCTCAAGGAAATCGCTTACGGTCTTGAAGCTTCTGGTAAATCGTTCGTTTGGGTTGTTGGAAAAATTATGAAGTCATCGCccaagaacaaagaagaagatgaCGAAGATGATGTTCAAACATGGCTCCCTGAAGGGTTTGAAGAGAGGATGAAGGAATCAAACAGAGGATTGATCGTTAGAGGGTGGGCTCCTCAGCTTTTAATACTGGAGCATGGCGCCATTGGAGGGTTCGTGACTCATTGTGGTTGGAACTCAACTCTAGAAGGAATCTGTGCCGGTGTGCCTATGGTGACGTGGCCAGTGACGGCGGAGCAATTCTTGAACGAGAAGCTGGTGACGAGTGTGTTGAGAATTGGGGTGCCAGTTGGGAGCAGAGAGTGGGTGTGGTTTCGTGACGAGTGGAAAGAGGTGGTGGGGAGAGAGATGGTGGAGATTGCGGTGAAGAAGTTGATGGGGGAGAGTGAGGAGGCGGCGGAGATGAGAATGAGAGTGAAGAAGATTGCTGAGAGTGGCACAAGAGCTGTTGAAGAAGGTGGAACTTCTTATCAAGATGTTGATGCCTTGATTCAAGAGCTTCAAGAACGCAAAGTTAATAATTGCAATGGCGAAGTTTAG